actgggaaataataacaatcatgacataatattatatactgggaaataataacaatcatgacataatattatatacagggAAATAATAACAATCATGACATAATATTATATACTGGGAAATAGAAACAATCATGACATAATATTATATACTGGGAAATAATAACAATCATGACATAATATTATATACTGGGAAATAGAAACAATCATGACATAATATTATATACTGGGAAATAGAAACAATCATGACATAATATTATATACTGGGAAATAATAACAATCATGACATAATATTATATACTGGGAAATAATAACAATCATGACATAATATGATATACTGGGAAATAATAACAATCAtgacataatattatatacagggAAATAATAACAATCATGACATAATATTATATACTGGGAAATAATAACAATCATGACATAATATTATATACTGGGAAATAATAACAATCATGACATAATATTATATACTGGGAAATAGAAACAATCATGACATAATATTATATACTGGGAAATAATAACAATCATGACATAATATTATATACTGGGAAATAAGCACGAAAATAATCATAATCTACAAAGCTCTCGCTTTGAACTTTTAAGACAGAGTTTGTTAACTCCACCCCTATATCGAGCCTCGTTGTCAGTTTTGAGCAGGGCATTCAAGAGATACCTCCCCTCACCTGggcgagaacagagagagagagagagagagagagagagagagagagagagagagagagagagagagagagagagagagagagagagagagagagagagagagagagagagagagagagagagagagagagagagagagagagagagagagagagagagagagagagagagagagagagagagagagagagagagagagagagagagagagagagagagagagagagagagagagagagagagagagagagagagagagagagagagagagagagagagagagagagagagagagagagagagagagagagagagagagagagagagagagagaaatatatctCTTGTGATTGGTcgccagtgtgtgtatgtatcttgTGATTGGTTGCCATTGACTCAGGTGTCTCTGGGTTTGCTGATTGTGGAGTATATGGGAGGAGCCTCAGAGGAGCTGTGTGGATGACAGTAGAGTAGGCTGGCTGGGCTTTGACCAAAGTTCACAGTAGCATAGTCACATGATGACGTGCCCTCTTTTGCAATGGAGGCGGTGGCTTCATTGGGGCATCTGCCCTCTTTAGTAATGGTGTCAGTGGCTTCGTTGGAGCTACTGGGGTTCTTGTGGAAGTTGACGCTGGCGTAGTGGGGAGAGTCAGAGTGGCTTGTGGGTAAGTTGACGGTGGTGTAGATGGTGGAGGTCGCAGCGCCCGAGTCTGACCTTGGGGCGCGCTCCATTATCTCTTCATAGTCaccatcaccatgacaaccctggagaggaagaagaggaggaggagtagggagaggaggaggaaaaggagaagatatatatatatatatatatatatatatatatataagagagagcgagagagagagaacaatagtaTGACTAATAAAACACAATTTGTTGACATCTCTTTCAGtccaaaaataataattataatacagACACTGACCCCTTCTTTGTTTCCTGTGtctggactcactctgtgtgttgaaGAAACAAATCCtgtagaacacaacacacacacacaacactcagagagaaacagagacaggaagagagagagagagacaggaagagagagaagagcgctTCACTTCCCCCAGAACCAGGCAGGTGTCACACTCCTCAGTGACTATTCATTCTCTTCTTCTCAACCAGGGACAAATGATGATGTGGACATTATGCAAATTAATTTATCTTTAAAACTGAGATATTTGAAAAAGGGGAACTTACTCTCCTTTtatagacctgtgtgtgtgtgtgtgtgtgtgtgtgtttctcacctGTGACCTTGTTGTATTTCCATCTATAGACTATGATCAGGCTGATCACCAGCAGTAACACTACCAGACTAACAGACACCATGATGAACACGGAGgtacctggaacacacacacacacacacacacacacacacacacacacacacacacacacacagagttacggAACAGATTAGACAAACCTACTGTTACACTATACTTGCTAAGTCTAGGGGTCGTGCCCTTGCATACTATTCTGTAACTTAACTAGGTGTTCTGCAACCTGACTAGGTGTTCTGTAACCTGACTAGGTGTTCTGTAACCTAACTAGGTGTTCTGTAACCTAACTAGGTGTTCTGTAACCTGACTAAGTGTTCTGTGACATTTACAATTAATATCATACCACTACATACAGACATGTataccactaacctaccctcatatcataacactacatacagacatgtctaccactaacctaccctcatatcataacactaacctaccctcatatcataacactacatacagacatgtctaccactaacctaccctcatatcataacactaacctaccctcatatcacaacactaacctaccctcatatcataacactacatacagacatgtctaccactaacctaccctcgtatcataacactaacctaccctcatatcataccactaacctaccctcatatcataacactaacctaccctcatatcataccactaacctaccctcatatcataacactaacctaccctcatatcataccactaacctaccctcatattaTAACACTAATCTACCCTCgtatcataacactacatacagacatgtctaacactaacctaccctcatatcataacactaacctaccctcatatcataacactacatacagacatgtctaacactaacctaccctcatatcataacactacatacagacatgtctaacactaacctaccctcatatcataacactaacctaccctcatatcataacactacatacagacatgtctaacactaacctaccctcatatcataacactaacctaccctcatatcataacactaacctaccctcatatcataacactaacctaccctcatatcataacactacatacagacatgtctaacactaacctaccctcatatcataacactaacctaccctcatatcataacactacatacagacatgtctaacactaacctaccctcatatcataacactaacctaccctcatatcataacactaacctaccctcatatcataacactaacctaccctcatatcacaacactaacctaccctcatatcataacactaacctaccctcatatcataacactacatacagacatgtctaccactaacctaccctcatatcataacactacatacagacatgtctaacactaacctaccctcatatcataacactaacctaccctcatatcataacactaacctaccctcatatcataacactaacctaccctcatatcacaacactaacctaccctcatatcataacactaacctaccctcatatcataccactaacctaccctcatatcataccactaacctaccctcatatcataacactaacctaccctcatatcataccactaacctaccctcatatcataccactaacctaccctcatatcataccactaacctaccctcatatcataacactaacctgccctcatatcataacactacatacagacatttctgacactaacctaccctcatatcataccactaacctaccctcatatcataacactaacctaccctcatatcataacactaacctaccctcatatcataacactacatacagacatgtctaccactaacctaccctcatatcataacactaacctaccctcatatcataacactacatacagacatgtctaccactaacctaccctcatatcataccactaacctaccctcatatcataacactacatacagacattTCTGACACTAACCGTTTGAATTTGTAAAATTGTATTTACCAGATCCGTTGAGTGATGATGCtggtgataatgatgatgatggtgatgatgatgatggtgatggtggtgaagaTAGTGAGAGGAAGGTGGTTGTGGGTGGGGCTGTAGTTTTGGTTTTCATGATGGTGGTAGTTGGTGCCACTGAAAACAAtttacaaaaagagagagagagaaagagagagagagagaaaaagagagagagagagagagagagagagaggtagtcacatggagagagtgagagagagagagagagagaggtagtcacatggagagagtgacagagagagagagggagagtcacatggagagagagacagagagagagagagatagagagagagaggtagagtcacatggagagagagagagagagagagagagagagagagagagagagagaaaaagagaaagagatagggagagagagacagagaggtagagtcacatagagagggagagagagagacagagaggtagagtcacatagagagggagagagagagacagagaggtagagtcacatagagagagagagagtgcatgatACATATTGTTGTGACTTTCCTCTCTAGACAGACAGAAGTAATGAAGGTTTCTTTTGTTGCTGTTGAGGTGCTTTAGTTCTCGATTAGCAACATTCTCGATTAGCAACATTCTCGATTAGCAACATTCTCGATTAGCAACATTCTCGATTAGCAACATTCTCGATTAGCAACATTCTCGATTAGCAACATTCTCGATTAGCAACATTCTCGATTAGCAACATATTTCTCAATCTCTCTATcacccccttccatctctctctctatctctctttcaccccctcaatctctcttttgctcttacactcatctctctctttctctctctttttctctctctctctgtgtgtctctctctctctcaattcaattcaaggggctttcttggcatgggaaacatatgttaacattgtctctctgtctctctctctgtctctgtctctgtctctctctctctgtctctctctctctctctctctctctctctgtgtgtctctctctctctctctcaattcaattcaaggggctttcttggcatgggaaacatatgttaacattgtctctctgtctctctgtctctctgtctctctctctgtctctgtctctgtctctgactctctctctctctgtctctctctctctctctctctctctctctctgtctctctctctctctgtctctctgtctctctctctctctctctgtcactctctctctctctctctatctatttctctctctctctctctctctctctctctctctctctctttctctctctgatgaCAACTGCAGGTTTCATGATGACATTCATACTGAAACTTGGGGTTTTATATCTTGAACACCTGACTGCTTATTGATACTGAGACAGATATAGAAACACAGACATTACAGAGGAAGTTACAGTGTTCTGGTCCAGTGTCTTTTCACTccactacaaacacacagacacacccagccTCCACTAACACACTGACTGCCTGCTGTCAACCACTGAACAACTACTACTGATAAGATGTTTAGTTCAATGATACATTTCAATCAGCTAATAACAAACAATTTCACAATGTTCTCGATGTGATACATAACAGAGTTGCTGCAGGCCTACAGCATGGAAagtagaggaggctggtgggaggagatataggaggacaggctcattgtaatgactggaatggaatagattgaacggtatcaaacaaatcaaatgcatggtttccatggtttccatgtgttgaTACCTTTCCATCCAttacagccattacaatgagcctctCCTCCGatatctcctcccaccagccaccactgatgTAAAGAGTTGATCCACTCACCCACAGAGAGGATAAATCTAGTGGAGTCTGCAGGTCTCCATCTTCTATCAGATCCACACCAGTATGTCCCAGAATCCTCTGGTCTCATCATCTTGATGTGAACAGTGAAGTTGGTCTTCTCACTGTTGTCCCTCAGAGAAAACCTCTTATTCCTTATGATGATGTTAGGTTTTGTAGCTGTTACTTTATCTTCGCAGGTTAAAGGACTGTCCCCTTTACAGAAGAACTTCTCATTCTTCTTGTGGTCTGCTGGATATTTACAAGTGAGCTTGGCAGTCTCCCCAACCTGCTCAGTCACATTGATTGGTTTGACATCCCTCCAATCTGTGAATGAGATTACAAAAACACTACTTTTATCAAATagatatgactgtgtgtgtttatgttcacATGTTAAAGAGAAAGAGGAAGTTTATACTCACTTATAACATCCAGCTTCACCTGTGTGATCAGTGTAATGTAACGTTGTTCTGTCCTGCTGGTTTCTACTCCACACCAGTAGGTCCCAGTATCATCTTCAGTCAGGTCACTGATGGTCACTGTGGAgaatctctctcttcttctcttagAAAGAGAATATCTTCCTAGTTGTTCATTATATGTACCTGATATCTGGTATTCACAGTCAGATTCACTGTCTTCCTTGCAGAAATACTTGATGTTGTCCTCATGGTCCTCTGGATAGTTACATCTGATGGTAGCTTCTCCTCCCAGAAAGGCCGTCTCTGTGACTGACTTCTCACAGCAGTCATCTGTCAATAGGAACACACATCACAACCTTAGTCTAGTACTATAGACTGACTTCTCATAGCAGTCATCTGTCAATAGGAACACACATCACAACCTTAGTCTAATACTATAGACTGACTTCTCACAGCAGTCATCTGTCAATAGGAACACACACCACAACCTTAGTCTAATACTATAGACTGACTTCTCACAGCAGTCATCTGTCAATAGGAACACACACCACAACCTTAGTCT
This sequence is a window from Oncorhynchus mykiss isolate Arlee chromosome 13, USDA_OmykA_1.1, whole genome shotgun sequence. Protein-coding genes within it:
- the LOC118936518 gene encoding polymeric immunoglobulin receptor-like translates to MRILLIVILLSFMTGCLSSFTVTGYSGGTVIIYCHYSTEERSNEKYLCVRQYSLSYEDQIRTVLNNTWKHSGRFSLYDNTRGNYFKVMIRQLTRQDEGTYWCGVDQPIIPDSYTKVELDVKKDDCCEKSVTETAFLGGEATIRCNYPEDHEDNIKYFCKEDSESDCEYQISGTYNEQLGRYSLSKRRRERFSTVTISDLTEDDTGTYWCGVETSRTEQRYITLITQVKLDVINWRDVKPINVTEQVGETAKLTCKYPADHKKNEKFFCKGDSPLTCEDKVTATKPNIIIRNKRFSLRDNSEKTNFTVHIKMMRPEDSGTYWCGSDRRWRPADSTRFILSVVAPTTTIMKTKTTAPPTTTFLSLSSPPSPSSSSPSSSLSPASSLNGSGTSVFIMVSVSLVVLLLVISLIIVYRWKYNKVTGFVSSTHRVSPDTGNKEGGCHGDGDYEEIMERAPRSDSGAATSTIYTTVNLPTSHSDSPHYASVNFHKNPSSSNEATDTITKEGRCPNEATASIAKEGTSSCDYATVNFGQSPASLLYCHPHSSSEAPPIYSTISKPRDT